The Xanthomonas indica genome has a segment encoding these proteins:
- the mtnA gene encoding S-methyl-5-thioribose-1-phosphate isomerase has translation MNAALDIDYARYDHIRPILWTGDALELLDQRKLPFAVEHVRCSDSDQVAAAIHALAVRGAPAIGIAAGWGTVLAAREVQADNGAEALLKLEPALQRLNAARPTAVNLAWALARMRTALGAAGSDWRSVLEREAQAIAEEDLAANRHMGALGAGLIAAGSGVLTHCNTGSLATAGFGTALGVIRAGVAQQRIAKVFAGETRPWLQGARLTVWELQQDGIDATLIADSAASHLMKTGAVQWVIVGADRICANGDTANKIGTYQLAIAARHHGVRFMVVAPSSTVDMDTADGAQIEIEQRDPGELFGVGGTRTVADGIAAWNPVFDVTPATLIDAIVTERGVIEQPDPARMRAAFGG, from the coding sequence ATGAACGCCGCCCTCGATATCGATTACGCCCGCTACGACCATATCCGCCCGATCCTGTGGACCGGCGACGCACTGGAACTGCTGGACCAGCGCAAGCTGCCGTTCGCGGTGGAGCATGTGCGCTGCAGCGACAGCGACCAGGTCGCCGCGGCGATCCATGCCCTGGCCGTGCGCGGCGCGCCGGCGATCGGCATCGCCGCCGGCTGGGGCACGGTGCTGGCCGCGCGCGAGGTGCAGGCCGACAACGGTGCCGAGGCGCTGCTGAAGCTGGAGCCGGCCCTGCAGCGGCTCAATGCCGCGCGGCCGACCGCGGTCAACCTGGCCTGGGCGCTGGCGCGCATGCGCACCGCGCTGGGCGCGGCCGGCAGCGACTGGCGCTCGGTGCTGGAGCGCGAGGCGCAGGCGATCGCCGAGGAGGATCTGGCCGCCAACCGGCATATGGGCGCGCTCGGCGCCGGCCTGATCGCCGCCGGCAGCGGCGTGCTCACCCACTGCAACACCGGCTCGCTGGCCACCGCCGGTTTCGGCACCGCGCTGGGCGTGATCCGCGCCGGCGTCGCCCAGCAGCGCATCGCCAAGGTGTTCGCCGGCGAGACCCGGCCCTGGCTGCAGGGCGCGCGGCTGACCGTGTGGGAACTGCAGCAGGACGGCATCGACGCGACGCTGATCGCCGACTCGGCGGCCTCGCACCTGATGAAGACCGGGGCGGTGCAGTGGGTGATCGTCGGCGCCGACCGCATCTGCGCCAACGGCGACACCGCCAACAAGATCGGCACCTACCAGCTGGCGATCGCCGCGCGCCACCATGGGGTCAGGTTCATGGTGGTGGCGCCGTCATCCACCGTGGACATGGACACCGCCGACGGCGCGCAGATCGAGATCGAGCAGCGCGATCCGGGCGAGCTGTTCGGCGTCGGCGGCACGCGCACCGTGGCCGACGGCATCGCCGCCTGGAACCCGGTGTTCGACGTGACCCCGGCGACGCTGATCGATGCCATCGTCACCGAGCGCGGGGTGATCGAGCAGCCGGACCCGGCGCGCATGCGCGCCGCCTTCGGCGGCTGA